One window from the genome of Strix uralensis isolate ZFMK-TIS-50842 chromosome 22, bStrUra1, whole genome shotgun sequence encodes:
- the ITGA3 gene encoding integrin alpha-3, with the protein MARGHRLLRVGLGLLLGAAAAAFNLDRDFPVLKEGATPGGFFGFSVALHRQTERRERCLLLVGAPRDVEPANGTRTGAVYACPLTASTSDCQRLDIELKSEPDKAIIDDMWLGVTVASQRQPAGRVLACAHRYTKVLWSGSEDQRRMVGKCYVRGNDLRLNISDEWQTYHNEMCNSNTDTDETGMCQMGTSAGFTANIIYFGAPGAYNWQGTDYMLQREMWDLHDFSYPNKRNGNTYIGYTAEVGSAVLQQDAVTVVTGAPRYKHTGAVYLLSRSPQQTLQRSLLLPGHQVGSYFGSAVALADLNNDGWQDLVVGAPYYFQRKQEVGGAIYVYMNEVGDFQPNPSLVLTGPSYSAFGFAVASIGDVNQDGFQDIAVGAPFEGPGKVYIYHSSAEGLLDKPRQVISGADLGPASMRTFGYSLSGGLDVDGNSYPDLLVGSLAERIVLLRARPVINILNKTFTVTPSKVDPARCTPDSCITVTVCFSYNQSAGDPKYKEKITLEYTLEADKDRHPPRVRFLGTHSATYRGIFPMPETRCESKELLLLDNIRDKLHPIVLSMNYSLVEKPRTFQLGPHSLDAFPVLNQDQSHENETKIEFQKECGSDNKCYSNLQLQSSFVTDQNQPLPRLNGTQVLQYSRDVRKLYLSINITNVPTTPSNGEDAHEALLNVTVPASLLPSSVRPSGACTFAETVLCELGNPFKRNQRAELIITFEAIGIMLDTREILVWLDLSTQSTQEELQPVLARLLVDYSIQSSLTIASSHAQSQFSGTVVGESAMRREQDVGSPLAFDFQVSTKGESLGTLGTILLGFEWPYEIPNGKWLLYPTEILVNSNESCRPPGGVINPLNLTLLEDQAPSRHRRELEPPEPAEPPVTLATAKKAKSEVVLSCSKGTARCIWFECPLLHTQHPTTFSIRARVWNSTFIEEYRDFDRVKVDGTATLFLRTHVPTITMRNHTVRFSVDVDSELTEEQPAEIALWLVLVAVAAGLLLLGLIILLLWKCDFFQRTRYYRIMPKYHAVRIRQEQRYQPGGLLPRRRKKNWVTKWQEPEKYY; encoded by the exons ATGGCGCGGGGCCACCGGCTGCTGcgggtggggctggggctgctgctgggcgccgccgccgccgcctttaACCTTGACCGCGATTTCCCGGTGCTCAAGGAGGGCGCGACCCCCGGAGGGTTCTTCGGCTTCTCGGTAGCGCTGCACCGGCAGACCGAGCGGCGGGAGCGGTGCCT gcTGCTGGTGGGGGCCCCCCGAGATGTGGAGCCGGCGAACGGCACACGGACGGGCGCTGTCTACGCCTGTCCCCTCACCGCCTCCACGAGCGACTGCCAGCGGCTCGACATCGAGCTGAAGA GTGAGCCGGACAAGGCCATCATCGATGACATGTGGCTGGGGGTGACGGTGGCCAGCCAGCGGCAGCCGGCTGGGAGGGTGCTG GCCTGTGCTCACCGCTACACCAAGGTGCTGTGGTCGGGCAGCGAGGACCAGCGGCGCATGGTGGGTAAGTGCTACGTGCGAGGCAACGACCTGCGCCTCAACATCAGCGACGAGTGGCAAACGTACCACAACGAGATGTGCAACTCCAACACGGACACCGACGAGACCGGCATGTGCCAGATGGGCACCAGCGCCGGCTTCACTGCCAACATCATCTATTTCGGGGCGCCCGGTGCCTATAACTGGCAAG GTACCGACTACATGCTGCAGCGGGAGATGTGGGACCTGCACGATTTCTCCTACCCCAACAAGAGGAATGGCAATACCTATATAg GGTACACGGCGGAGGTGGGCAGCGCGGTGCTGCAGCAGGACGCGGTGACGGTGGTGACGGGCGCCCCCCGGTACAAGCACACGGGCGCCGTGTACCTGCTGAGCCGCAGCCCCCAGCAGACGCTGCAGAGGagcctcctcctccccggccACCAAGTTGGCTCCTACTTTGGCAGCGCCGTGGCCCTGGCAGACCTCAACAACGATGG GTGGCAGGACCTGGTGGTGGGAGCCCCTTACTACTTCCAGCGGaagcaggaggtggggggagcAATCTACGTCTACATGAACGAGGTGGGGGACTTCCAGCCCAACCCCAGCCTGGTCCTCACCGGCCCCAGCTACTCTGCTTTCGGCTTCGCCGTGGCCAGCATCGGGGACGTCAACCAGGACGGCTTCcagg ATATCGCCGTGGGGGCTCCTTTCGAGGGGCCTGGCAAGGTTTACATCTACCACAGCAGCGCAGAGGGGCTGTTAGACAAACCCCGGCAG GTGATCAGCGGGGCGGATCTGGGCCCCGCCAGCATGCGGACCTTCGGGTACTCGCTGAGCGGGGGGCTGGACGTGGACGGGAACTCCTACCCCGACCTGCTGGTGGGCAGCTTGGCCGAGAGGATCGTCCTGCTCAG aGCTCGACCTGTGATCAACATCTTAAACAAGACCTTCACAGTGACCCCCAGCAAGGTGGACCCTGCCCGGTGCACGCCCGACTCCTG CATCACCGTGACCGTCTGCTTCTCCTACAACCAGAGTGCTGGAGACCCCAAGTACAAGGAGAAGATCA CCCTGGAATACACCCTGGAGGCAGACAAGGACCGGCACCCCCCCAGGGTCAGGTTTTTGGGGACCCACTCTGCCACCTACCGTGGCATCTTCCCCATGCCTGAGACTCGCTGTGAATCCAAGgagctcctgctgctg GACAACATCCGAGACAAGCTGCACCCCATCGTTCTCTCCATGAACTACTCGCTGGTGGAGAAGCCCAGGACCTTCCAGCTGGGTCCCCATTCCCTCGACGCCTTCCCCGTCCTCAACCAGGACCAGTCCCACGAGAACGAGACCAAg ATCGAGTTCCAGAAGGAATGTGGCTCCGACAACAAGTGTTACAGCAACCTCCAGCTCCAGAGCAGCTTCGTCACTGACCAGAACCAGCCCCTGCCCAG GCTGAACGGTACCCAGGTGCTGCAGTACAGCCGGGACGTGCGGAAGCTCTACCTGAGCATCAACATCACCAACGTGCCCACCACCCCCTCCAACGGCGAGGACGCCCACGAGGCCCTGCTCAACGTCACAGTGCCCGCcagcctcctgccctcctccGTCCGCCCG agTGGAGCCTGTACCTTTGCGGAGACGGTGCTGTGCGAGCTGGGCAACCCTTTTAAGAGGAACCAGCGG gcagagctgatcATCACCTTCGAGGCCATCGGGATCATGTTGGACACACGGGAGATCTTGGTGTGGCTGGACCTGTCCAC GCAAAGCACccaggaggagctgcagcccgtgCTGGCCAGGCTGCTGGTGGACTACAGCATCCAGTCCTCGCTGACCAT AGCCTCCTCCCACGCCCAGTCACAGTTCAGCGGGACGGTGGTGGGCGAGTCGGCCATGCGGAGGGAGCAGGACGTGGGCAGCCCCCTCGCCTTCGACTTCCAG GTGAGCACCAAGGGCGAGTCGCTGGGCACCTTGGGCACCATCCTGCTGGGCTTCGAGTGGCCCTACGAGATCCCCAACGGCAAATGGCTCCTGTACCCCACCGAGATCCTCGTCAACAGCAACGAGAgctgccgcccccccgggggggtcATTAACCCCCTCAACCTCACC ctgctggaggatCAGGCTCCATCCCGGCACAGGCGGGAGCTGGAGCCCCCCGAGCCGGCGGAGCCCCCCGTCACCCTGGCCACCGCCAAGAAAGCCAAGTCGGAGGTGGTGCTG AGCTGCTCCAAGGGCACCGCTCGCTGCATCTGGTTCGAGTGCcccctcctccacacccagcaccccaccaccTTCAGCATCCGCGCCCGGGTGTGGAACAGCACCTTCATCGAg gagtaCAGAGATTTTGACCGGGTGAAGGTGGACGGCACGGCCACGCTCTTCCTCCGGACCCACGTCCCCACCATCACCATGAGGAACCACACGGTGCGG TTCTCCGTGGACGTGGACTCGGAGCTGACGGAGGAGCAGCCAGCCGAGATCGCGCTGTGGCTGGTGCTGGTGGCGGTGGCGgccgggctgctgctgctggggctgatCATCCTCCTGCTCTGGAAG tgCGACTTCTTCCAGCGGACCCGCTACTACCGGATCATGCCCAAGTACCACGCGGTGAGGATCCGGCAGGAGCAGCGCTACCAGCCCGGCGGCCTCCTGCCCCGCCGGCGCAAGAAAAACTGGGTGACCAAGTGGCAGGAGCCGGAGAAGTACTactga